TCCGCTCCCGGCAGGCACCGGCCGGCAGGTGGAGCGCGCGGGCCGTGTGAGCTCCGGGCCACGGTGCCCTCTCGGCCGCGGGATCAGCCGAGAAGGGCCGCTATCGCCCGCACCAGCTCCGTCTCGACGAACGGCTTGTACAGCCGTCGCTGCTCACGGTGGGCGCCCGCCTGGGCGAGCGTCGCCTCGCCCGTCGCGAACAGATACGGCACGCCGAGCGCGCGGAGCGCGCCGGCGACGGGGAAGACCATGTCGCCGCCGCCGAGGTTCACGTCGAGGACCGCCGCGTCGAGCGTCCCCTGGTCCTCGATCAGGTCGAGCGCCTGCACGACGCT
This portion of the Methylobacterium sp. NMS14P genome encodes:
- a CDS encoding response regulator — protein: MREPAPPLVGRRVLVVEDEYLIAMEVKRWLLAAGADVVGPVPSVVQALDLIEDQGTLDAAVLDVNLGGGDMVFPVAGALRALGVPYLFATGEATLAQAGAHREQRRLYKPFVETELVRAIAALLG